The Oncorhynchus clarkii lewisi isolate Uvic-CL-2024 chromosome 31, UVic_Ocla_1.0, whole genome shotgun sequence genome includes the window ATCACCTTAGCAGTGTTCCATGGGATGGATAAAGGACAACATGGGAGGCATACAAGTACATTTATATCACTTCATGAATACTTGATTCATATCCCCTTCAGGTGATGCCTTCCTCAGTCTATCAACAGACATGGAGTCGGCATACAAGGAGTACCTGGCCAACTACAACACCGTCACAGCGTTAGAGAACAGCTACAAGCAGAAAGATGCCCTGTGGACTGAGATAGTGAAAGTCATCAAGTCCTCAGAGTATGTTCATATCTCCCTCTGCATTCCTGTTCCTGCCATTCTTTGTCTCTAAAGTCCCATTAAAATCCACGACTGAAACTGGCCTTGATATCACACCCCATCTCTATTGTGTTATGAACCTCCATGTTTTCTCACTATAAGTCCAGGAAGTATGACCAAGTGAGACTGTTGTGTACAGGCCAGAGGTGAATGCCACCTCTCTGAGCTTCTTCCTGGTGATGCCAGTCCAGAGGATCGCCCgctaccctcttctcctccagacCATCATGAAACACACAGAGCCTGGGCACCCAGCCTACTCTCTTCTGGAGCAAACTGCCCACACCGCCATAGCCCTGAACTGCAGGATCAATGAGTACAAACGCTTCAGAGAAGTAGGTGAGAACATGAGCTAGCTATCACCATCTAGTAATCATTCCCTGTGATTGGTTCTACTATTCAGACAGGGACGAGGAATTGGTAGATTGTGGCCCTTGCCTTCACTTATTCCTGAACACCCATATTAGAATTTGTTGTCTTGTCATCACAGCCGACAAATACAAGAAGACGGAAACCCTGACGATAAGGGATAAGATGAATCGTCTGAACAGCCACAGCATCGCTAAGAAGACGGCCAGACTGAGTCAGTTCATCAAACATGAGACGGGGATTGCACCAAAGGTAAGGTACTGTCTGTGCCGGTCCTTGTTAAGATCACTCAGCTATAAAATGAAGCTACACTTTCTACAAGTAAGAGAAACCGTGGTAAGAGAACAAATGATATGACTAGTGTTTACCTGCTGTAAACCTTGATGCCATTGAGGAGCATTTGTTACATAAAGTATGTAGAGAGTCGCTGAACACAATGACTCATGCTATGCTGGAGGATTCTCACATGGTTATGAGTGTTCCTTTTGCGAACATTTTTATACATATTATTCATCAAGTCACTAACTGAAGCTCTGGGTCTCTTTTTAGCTATGGATGGTAGAACTACTAGAATGTTCCTCTTTTAATATCTGTTACGATTTATAGAGTTTACTGTTAAAGGGGTACTTTGGGagtttggcaatgaggcccttgaTCTACTTCCTCAGAGTCAAATGCACATGTAGACACTATTTACTTCTcagtgtccagtatgaaggaagttagaggtagtttttagagccaatgctaactagcatgctagcagataccaatAGACTTTGAGTCATcgcgctaacgctagttaacaTTGGTTCACGAAACTACCtcaaacttccttcatactggacacagagatgTAAAAATGGtctccatgagttcatctgactctggggaagtaaatAAAAAACCTCATTGCTAAAATCTCGAAGTGTCCCTTTAATAACTTCCCTCTGTTCAATTCCAGCTGGTAGATGAGGAGTTTGATGCCTTGGAGGGATTTTTCTATCTCCTTGAAAATGGTATCACCGTGCTACATGAAAATGTGGAGACATATCTAGACCATCTACAGGTGAGCTTTTGTTGACCCTAGCCCTTTGTCATGGAGACCAGAGCAAAATCACCATGACAACACTGGAATCACTTTGTTTATGTGTGGCTTTCCACTCAACGTATAATTAGTGCATTCACTTCTGGCTTGGCATCCTCTTCCACTAAAGAATGGCTACAGCTCTGATCTGAAATACTTTTTTTATTCTTCAGTGGTGAGCAGTTGACAATTTAGAGACAATATAACTGTAAGAAAATCAGTTTAAAGTATTCAGCCTGCTACTCACTGCCCCACCTAATATGTGAATGCAGTCCCTCCCTACTGCCAACAACCACAGCCACCACTGCCGCTCATAAACCATGCATTACTGACACTACCACACAGATTTGTGTTTACGTTTCCCCCCATGTCTAATTCTAGTTCATGTTGTAACTTTCCTTCCATTGTTATATTCCAGAGGTTTCTTAGCTGTCGACCAGAGGAGTTTGATCTTGACATGGATGGTGAGAAGCCTGCTATATGCTACAAAGAAATCATAACAGCACTGAGGCAATGGATACTTCCTACATTTGTAAGTTAAACTGCAGTACCATGTTGTTATGTCACAAAAATAGGCATCAGAAAAATACTTATGCCTATGGACGAGTTTCACTTTCCTTCTTGTCAGGCCTGTCCTTCAGGCTTCAGACTACGCTGTCTGGACCTCACACTTGTAACTCCCCTCCCCCgctcatccctctatcccatccccctctctctctccaggagaagaggatgaggactTTGGTCCACAAGCCCATCTGTTCCCTGAGAGAGCTCCTGGCGGGGCCTCGTAACCTGATCAGTAAGCGTCTGGACAAGCTGCTGGACTACGAGCTGATCGAAGAGAAGCCCAGTCTGAGCTACGATGAGCAGGCGGTGGCTAACACCTATAAGACCATCAACACCCTGCTCCTCAATGAGCTGCCCCAGTTCAACGGCCTGGCCCTCACCCTGCTCTGGGGCATGCTGGGGGCTTTCAGCTGCCTGCACAAGGACCTGGCTAAAGACATGGAGCAGCTCTTCCAGGGATTCACCCAACAGGTACACAATAATACAGTACTGGAGTAGAGGGGATGACTAGCATGTTTCTTTTGGGGGTACAGACAGATGCCTATTTTCTCTATGATCCTAAAGGCTACATTAGTGAAGTAGCATTATGCTCATGTATTTGTTACTACTTTTAGAATCAGATTTCAGTGGGAGCTATACCAAAAGCAGAGATGTTGCTGAAGTTAAACTTGACTATTTGTCTCATCTCATTTTGTTTATGTCTCTTTGCAGCTCCCTCACGGTTCCCTGGAGCCGAATGCATTCTGGGAGTGGGCGGAGTGTTCGGTGCTGGAGGGTGCAAGGAGGCTGGAGAGCCTGTGTTGGAATGTGAAGGACCAACTCAATGCTCCCATTGTCCAGGTCAGTCTCAACAGAAGCTCCACTATAATCTGTTTGGTGGCGATGGGACTTGTTGTTGGGTAACATCGCCAGGGACAGTGTGTGTACACATGCACAGCCCCACAGGACTTGTCAAATAGCAGCAGGATGATTCATACTACACCTACTGTATTCCCTGTCAATGTTCTGATGCTGCATTATGTGTTTGGAATAACCTGAATTGGATCATGATTGCTATTTCTACTAGCCTTGGGGTTAACTGTTGATGGTTCTGAGGAAGGTGAGTCACCTGAAGGGACAACACTAAACACGAGCCCATTTGTCAAAACCAACACACTAGAACACATCATGTCACAACTCACAACATTAACCCGTATTTCCTGTGATAAACCCCTAGCAAAAATATACTGgaaattacatgacattttcccCCCAGTCAGAAACAGAAACCACCATTAATTTAGCTTGGTCATAATACAGCAATAACTTTACTCTGGCTAGCTCATGGCTCCTATCATCACCACACCACTGCTCATTACTTTAACTGGTGAGAATGTGAAACTGCcgagtggggagggaggaggagtggagagataaaTAGTGTAGATTCATCTTCCAGACTAATCTAGACATCTCACAGCCCATGTTATAAGCTGCACTTTGTCTGTCTGCAGTGTTAAGGAGCAGCTCTCCTGGCTGTAGGCCTCACAGAACCacagcaacctattccctatatagttcaccagccctgctcaaaagtagtgcactatatagggaatagggtgcgatttgggacatAGCCAGAGATAGTAATGAGACTCAGCCTGTCAGGTCTAGAGGAATACATGACAGCACTAGGGAGGATGGGCTGCTCATCTGTGGCTAGAGATGACTCCTACTTACAGTACTAGAAAGAAACAGGATCGCTTCATTAGCTACTCTTAGATGACATAGTGAAGCCATTTAAACTCTAGAAGTCACCCTGGCTGGTAGCTGAGCAGGTGAACACCAGTGATAATGAACATGGTGAATGACTAGCTGTCAAAGCCATTGCTTTACTATGTTCCTGATGGGTCCTTACCAGTTCCAATATCTCTACCagagttgtgttcattagggcacacctcAGAAAAACgtttaacacatttttgcaaTGGAAAAAAAGAATTGACATTTCTTATTGAACGAATTCAGGTCCTCCCTTCCTATTTGTCTTCTCTTCCAATTGGTGTGCAATGACCACAACGCTGTCCTCCCAGCCTCTCAGCCCTGGCTCTCAGAAGCGTCTGAAGGTCCTCACAGACAAGCACGGCTCAGGGAAGATCTACCAGCTGATGGGTCATGTGGTGGGGACCAGAGACCTGGACCTGAGCCTGAACAGAGGAGAGCTGGTGGCCATCATCAGTGAGATGGACACACGGGGGGACAAACGACGCTGGCTGGTCGACGCTGGGGGTAAGACCACCAAGACATTTAGCCTTTTCACTAGAGGGGCTGATCTTTAAAATAACAAACAGCTTTCATTTCTAAAAGGAAAGTCGTTCCTTAATTCTGTCAATGTAGCAGTGAATACCAAACCATAATGCTTATAATGCAGCTTCATTCGCCACCAGTTAAGGTGGAGACACCTAATGGTTGTTTACTGTTACTGCTGCATGGGAACCATTCATCTATGCCAGTGAGATCTATCAAGCCAAATAGATTAATGATTAATTATAGGACAACGTGgtttatatactgtacatctcaTCAGATTATAATTACTTATGAATTCACGTCTTCCAATCATCTACACCAATCTCCCTGTGTCCAGGTCCAAGAGGATACGTCCCGTCCTCCAAGCTGGTACGTTACCACCAGGTAACTATGGACCCTCCCCCATCCCCTCATCTGATCACTACCATGGATCACGCTGGGGGGGTCAGACGACACTCCTGCACGCCTGGCGTCAGGCGACCCTCCTACACCCCCGATACACCCCAGCCCCGGCTCCTGAGGTCTATGTCGATGACAGTTCCCTGCCTCCAGGTCAGTGACTCTCTGAGCTGCTTGCCCTTGTCAGCCAGGTTGAAATGCAGAGTGCCCCAAACCTTCTCCTGAGTGCTTTATTCATCAATTTGTTTTAGTTCTTCAAACATCATCATACATTGTTGGAgtgtctttcacacacacactcacacacacagttacgaatcccttttggcccgacagtctagggggggatgataatgagacccgtaacataactcatgtaaattataatagtgacaaagtaagtgtgaacgtaataaccaggacaactgaaatcttaccgtcaaactcagggtttatttataaacacacggtaatggggggagcaggaaaaggggctgagctggacccaaggaaataaacaaatatgcaaaaacacccctaagctagactagcctactttaacaacagctaactaaccaaaaatacagtgggtggtccgcccagttctaactagtgtttttaacaaagtttacctacgggtagtgtatgcccatgggcgacttgtcttggtttccccttttcccaccagcaaacaccataagcaaaaacaatactcacaggagatgacaaagtgatttggaggtgctcaaacaaaagagaggttaattaatacacataTACAGTAAACAGGATATAGAATTATAATTTGAATTAAAGGAATAGAATTGAATTCAGTAAAATTCTATAAACAGGTGTAGTCTAcacaaatatacactgagtgtacaaaacattaggaaaccTGCTCTTccgtgacagactgaccaggggaatcacgttgaagctatgatcccttactgatgtcacttgataaatccacttcagtgtagattttatgtttatttttttatttaacctttatttaactagccagtcagttaagaaaaaaaaaatcttatttacaatgacggcctagctgaaggggaggagacaaaggatttttaagccttgagacaattgagacatggattgggtatgtgtgccattcagagggtgaatggggaagACAAATGATTTAAGTaccttttgaacagggtatggtagtagatgccaggtgcaccggtttgtgtgtcaagaactgcaacgctgctggggtttttcacgctcaacagtttcccatgtctatcaagaatggtccaacaaccaaaggacatccagccaacttgacacaactgtgggaagcattggagtccacatgg containing:
- the LOC139390994 gene encoding rho guanine nucleotide exchange factor 37-like, which gives rise to MESPLSAESAPPTPTPAPRNHTPSPSPRAEAQELRMEEKERTADTEEDPIYLSLLSKVSVLVDEPAEDASERAEERAEREAQRQLLATEELVYTERNYLRLLQVCTCTIRSNLQNLQPQLPNLDSMFLYIEEVIDVSGRLLSLLDQKQLTPHDPLFLETLCDAFLSLSTDMESAYKEYLANYNTVTALENSYKQKDALWTEIVKVIKSSEPEVNATSLSFFLVMPVQRIARYPLLLQTIMKHTEPGHPAYSLLEQTAHTAIALNCRINEYKRFREVADKYKKTETLTIRDKMNRLNSHSIAKKTARLSQFIKHETGIAPKLVDEEFDALEGFFYLLENGITVLHENVETYLDHLQRFLSCRPEEFDLDMDGEKPAICYKEIITALRQWILPTFEKRMRTLVHKPICSLRELLAGPRNLISKRLDKLLDYELIEEKPSLSYDEQAVANTYKTINTLLLNELPQFNGLALTLLWGMLGAFSCLHKDLAKDMEQLFQGFTQQLPHGSLEPNAFWEWAECSVLEGARRLESLCWNVKDQLNAPIVQPLSPGSQKRLKVLTDKHGSGKIYQLMGHVVGTRDLDLSLNRGELVAIISEMDTRGDKRRWLVDAGGPRGYVPSSKLVRYHQVTMDPPPSPHLITTMDHAGGVRRHSCTPGVRRPSYTPDTPQPRLLRSMSMTVPCLQVLAGYDFMARSSHEVSLRAGEPIRVLEPHDKKGSCDWSLVEVRGQRGYVPSNYLTVMPTSTMPTTPYR